In Erigeron canadensis isolate Cc75 chromosome 7, C_canadensis_v1, whole genome shotgun sequence, one DNA window encodes the following:
- the LOC122608912 gene encoding receptor-like protein kinase FERONIA has protein sequence MWPLKESAHLRIPLQEVRLATQNFNVKHLIDSGGYGHVYKGQVLHHRQLIDVDIKRFDRMFGLEEKKFLTEISMLSSLKHLNNIVSIVGFCAEAYEKIIVTEVEVNGSLNDNLKNLNLTWLQRLHICIGVARALTYIHCDTSHGYYVIHRDVKSSNVMLDGKWDAKLSGFGLSIKVPATRRHDLVFDEPVGTMGYVDPVYVKTGIVTPKTDVYSFGVVLFEVLSGRRAYAKDGAGRYLASVATSHYEEGKLDEIIDPHIRNQMHPQSFKIFSDTAYDCLKKDREQRPDMEKVAKRLENAWELQWKHENPAKLQPPAFGTSPNHVKQPLMDDENEGTSSNRLKIIPYMSSLEELAHLRIPLQEIISATQNFAVNRRIVDQGGFGYVYKGKLSRHGQLIDVDIKRLNQMFGQGKKEFWTEIALLSSLKHTNVVSIVGFCDEANEKIIVTKLEVNGSLENNLTNPNLTWLQRLHICIGAARASTYIHCDTSRGYDVIHRDVKSSKVLLDENWDAKVSGFGLSVKVPATRRHDLVIDHPAGTIGYADPSSRGDEHML, from the exons ATGTGGCCACTCAAAGAGTCCGCTCATTTACGCATCCCACTACAAGAGGTTAGATTGGCCACCCAAAACTTTAATGTTAAACATCTCATTGACAGCGGTGGATATGGTCATGTTTACAAAGGGCAAGTGTTGCACCACCGACAATTGATCGATGTTGATATAAAAAGGTTTGATCGGATGTTTGGGCTAGAAGAGAAAAAGTTCTTGACCGAAATTTCAATGCTTTCTAGTCTCAAGCATCTAAATAATATTGTCTCTATTGTTGGGTTTTGTGCCGAGGCTTACGAGAAGATCATCGTTACCGAGGTTGAAGTCAATGGAAGTCTTAACGACAATCTAAAAAACCTAAACCTTACATGGTTGCAAAGATTACACATATGTATTGGTGTGGCCAGGGCTTTGACGTACATCCATTGTGATACAAGTCACGGTTATTATGTCATACACCGAGACGTTAAGAGCTCTAATGTTATGTTAGATGGAAAGTGGGATGCCAAGCTATCTGGTTTTGGACTTTCGATTAAAGTTCCTGCAACTCGGAGACATGACCTTGTTTTCGATGAACCTGTTGGCACAATGGGCTATGTAGACCCAGTTTATGTAAAAACCGGAATTGTGACGCCCAAAACTGATGTTTACTCTTTTGGTGTTGTATTGTTTGAAGTCCTTTCCGGGAGACGAGCATATGCTAAAGACGGCGCAGGTAGATATCTAGCTTCAGTGGCAACGAGCCACTATGAAGAGGGAAAGTTGGATGAGATCATTGATCCTCATATAAGGAATCAAATGCACCCACAATCATTTAAAATCTTCTCTGACACAGCCTATGATTGCTTGAAGAAAGACCGAGAACAACGACCGGATATGGAGAAGGTTGCCAAAAGACTTGAGAACGCCTGGGAACTTCAATGGAAACATGAAAATCCG GCAAAGTTACAACCTCCAGCTTTTGGTACGTCGCCCAACCACGTCAAG CAACCCCTAATGGACGATGAAAATGAAGGAACGTCATCCAATCGTCTCAAg ATCATCCCATATATGTCATCACTCGAAGAATTAGCTCATTTACGCATCCCACTACAAGAGATTATATCGGCTACCCAAAACTTTGCTGTTAATCGGCGTATCGTTGACCAAGGTGGATTTGGTTATGTTTATAAAGGAAAACTGTCGCGGCACGGACAACTGATCGATGTTGATATAAAAAGGTTAAATCAGATGTTTGGGCAAGGAAAGAAAGAGTTTTGGACCGAAATTGCACTGCTTTCTAGTCTCAAGCATACAAATGTTGTCTCTATTGTTGGGTTTTGTGATGAGGCTAACGAGAAGATCATCGTTACCAAGCTTGAAGTCAATGGAAGTCTTGAAAACAATCTAACAAACCCAAACCTCACTTGGTTGCAAAGATTACACATATGTATTGGTGCGGCCAGGGCTTCGACTTACATCCATTGTGATACAAGTCGCGGTTATGATGTCATACACCGCGACGTAAAGAGCTCTAAAGTTTTGTTAGATGAAAACTGGGATGCCAAGGTATCTGGTTTTGGACTTTCGGTAAAAGTTCCTGCAACTCGGAGACATGACCTTGTTATCGATCATCCTGCTGGCACAATAGGCTATGCAGACCCA TCCTCTCGGGGAGACGAGCATATGTTATAG